A single region of the Oncorhynchus kisutch isolate 150728-3 linkage group LG30, Okis_V2, whole genome shotgun sequence genome encodes:
- the LOC109875407 gene encoding zinc finger protein Gfi-1-like, whose translation MPRSFLVKSKRAHSYHQPRYLDDEYIKLDTNVSLICAERKPQVEGSCDAQDAHNHGKRSPESYLVRTADLLSISPLSHEGNRFPDYDYYWRPQDSEQCLTPSVDNAQPFAIPFRPYAWTTYSGSKLRHLMQRTYQQNLSTTLEPDTQMGIDGSEDGASNSPIYSQRGPHTGFYRDFGSTVFPTYKMWDADQLYSDLKVSKIKSESDLICSRIEPSRSYKCIKCCKVFSTPHGLEVHVRRSHSGARPFTCGMCWKTFGHAVSLEQHKAVHSQERSFDCKICCKSFKRSSTLSTHLLIHSDTRPYPCQYCGKRFHQKSDMKKHTFIHTGEKPHKCQVCGKAFSQSSNLITHSRKHTGYKPFCCDLCVKGFQRKVDLRRHKDTQHAFK comes from the exons ATGCCGAGGTCATTTTTGGTGAAGAGTAAACGGGCACATAGCTACCACCAACCCCGATACCTGGATGATGAGTACATAAAACTGGATACTAATGTATCCCTTATATGCGCAG AGCGCAAACCGCAGGTTGAGGGGAGCTGTGACGCGCAGGATGCTCATAACCATGGCAAGCGCTCCCCCGAGTCCTATCTAGTGCGCACGGCTGACCTGTTATCCATCTCCCCGCTGAGCCACGAGGGCAACCGCTTCCCGGACTATGACTACTACTGGCGCCCACAAG ATTCGGAACAATGTCTCACTCCGTCAGTAGACAACGCTCAACCTTTCGCCATTCCATTCCGCCCTTACGCATGGACTACCTACTCTGGTTCCAAGCTCAGGCACCTTATGCAGCGAACATACCAACAGAATCTCTCCACAACTCTGGAGCCTGACACACAGATGGGTATCGATGGATCCGAGGATGGTGCCTCCAACTCCCCCATTTACTCACAGCGGGGCCCGCACACAGGATTTTACCGGGACTTTGGGTCTACGGTGTTCCCTACCTATAAAATGTGGGACGCCGACCAATTATACTCGGACCTCAAGGTCTCTAAGATCAAGTCTGAATCCGATCTCATCTGTTCCCGTATAGAGCCAAGCAGATCGTACAAATGCATTAAGTGTTGCAAG GTCTTCTCGACACCGCACGGGTTGGAAGTTCACGTCCGTCGGTCGCACAGCGGAGCACGACCCTTCACCTGTGGAATGTGTTGGAAAACATTTGGGCACGCAGTGAGCTTGGAACAACATAAAGCCGTTCACTCACAG GAGAGGAGCTTCGACTGCAAAATCTGTTGCAAAAGCTTCAAGCGATCGTCCACGCTGTCCACGCACCTGCTCATCCACTCGGACACACGCCCCTACCCCTGTCAGTACTGCGGTAAGAGATTCCATCAGAAGTCGGACATGAAGAAACACACCTTCATCCATACAG GTGAGAAACCGCACAAGTGCCAGGTATGCGGGAAGGCCTTCAGTCAGAGCTCCAACCTCATCACGCACAGCCGCAAGCACACGGGCTATAAACCGTTCTGCTGCGACCTCTGCGTCAAGGGATTCCAACGGAAAGTGGATCTGAGGAGGCACAAAGACACACAACATGCATTTAAATGA
- the rpap2 gene encoding putative RNA polymerase II subunit B1 CTD phosphatase rpap2 — MENEPRKRVARSSKPGKRDGKSVKEAQAAAEEARRREAVRETLREKLDLEKRALQVVERLLEDSVADDFLVDCARLITAANYKDTVEERSIVKLCGYPVCSNKLGKVSTQQFKISTKTNKVYDITERKSFCSNFCYKASKSFELQISKSPLWLRHHESPPDVKLMKKGDGGCTGEEVRLAERRLREDDVENPLPLDFVSPEAPEDPRRSPTAGHSDDSDAEHDFVSSVVSQRRGPRVHWGDLPKRAAEGEGREPGEGEDRERRSGGKDTTVPKQIQTNEVEDKEENTEESQKAQRKPSNGTDGRQQHTTDTNHQSEQQSFLGERGSPEGQSMEEAAELLSQVTIQDRDPATATSSALTAYSVQNQEPAPNPSPQGDPAQPTQPGINITQVGMSRRGARGLLKGHEAGTKPVSVRLNLLEGLRRTFTEWMTEETMKFLYGPDHFSKTLIETKKEEEEELDEDDLEDIVKDGGEGRETDSQGGPGRPLAPAPDYDTLRRETEEMGLRVREFYEGTKEVQRVSGKQHARGGDSENQGGALPLVDSHAQHLIQKRITVEKLTKGLRDIVGPLRLTMTDVSSDLNRLVRTFRFTNTNIIHKGPEWTLIAVVLLHLLSEVSPVVREALERPASVDYLSILMQELPLLDRDLQSLVQLLRTAELCPHEHTEKRQTNQ, encoded by the exons ATGGAGAACGAGCCACGAAAAAGAGTCGCTCGCTCTTCAAAACCAGGCAAAAGGG ATGGGAAGAGTGTAAAAGAAGCACAGGCCGCTGCAGAGGAAGCAAGAAG GAGAGAGGCCGTGAGGGAGACCCTGAGAGAAAAGCTGGATCTGGAGAAGAGGGCTCTGCAGGTGGTGGAGCGTCTCTTGGAGGACAGCGTAGCAGACGACTTCCTGGTTGACTGT GCAAGGTTGATCACTGCTGCCAATTACAAAGACACAGTTGAGGAGAGGTCCATTGTGAAGCTGTGCGGTTATCCTGTCTGTTCAAACAAACTGGGCAAG GTCTCCACTCAACAGTTCAAAATTTCCACCAAAACCAATAAAGTATATGACATCACGGAACGCAAG AGCTTCTGCAGTAACTTCTGCTACAAAGCCTCCAAGTCCTTTGAGCTGCAGATATCAAAGAGCCCTCTGTGGCTGAGGCATCACGAGAG CCCCCCAGATGTGAAATTAATGAAGAAAGGAGATGG CGGTTGCACCGGAGAGGAGGTGAGGCTGGCTGAGAGGCGTCTCAGAGAGGACGATGTGGAGAACCCCCTTCCCTTGGACTTCGTGTCCCCCGAGGCCCCAGAGGACCCCAGGCGCTCCCCTACAGCCGGCCACAGCGACGACAGCGACGCAGAACACGACTTTGTCTCAAGCGTGGTCTCCCAGCGACGGGGACCCAGGGTGCACTGGGGCGATCTGCCCAAGCGCGCCGCCGAAGGGGAGGGTAGGGAacctggagagggggaggacagggagagaaggtcGGGAGGGAAGGACACAACGGTGCCCAAGCAAATACAAACAAACGAGGTGGAAGACAAGGAGGAGAACACAGAAGAATCACAGAAAGCACAAAGGAAGCCAAGCAATGGGACAGATGGACGCCAACAGCACACCACAGATACGAACCACCAGAGTGAGCAGCAATCTTtcctgggagagagagggtcgcCAGAGGGCCAGTCTATGGAGGAAGCTGCAGAGCTATTGAGCCAAGTTACAATACAGGATCGAGACCCAGCCACAGCTACGTCTTCTGCACTAACAGCCTACAGTGTACAGAATCAAGAACCAGCTCCAAACCCCAGTCCACAGGGGGACCCAGCACAGCCCACCCAGCCTGGCATCAACATCACCCAGGTGGGCATGAGCAGAAGGGGAGCCCGGGGGCTCCTCAAGGGCCACGAAGCCGGGACTAAACCTGTCTCGGTCCGGCTGAACCTTCTAGAAGGCCTAAGGAGGACCTTCACTGAATGGATGACTGAGGAGACTATGAAGTTCCTATATGGCCCAGACCACTTTAGTAAAACACTGATAGAAAcaaagaaggaggaggaagaggagctagATGAAGATGACTTGGAGGACATTGTGAAGGATGGTGGGGAGGGACGTGAGACTGACTCCCAAGGGGGTCCAGGAAGGCCCTTGGCCCCGGCCCCAGACTACGACACCCTacgcagggagacagaggagatggggctgaggGTGAGGGAGTTCTACGAAGGGACGAAGGAAGTCCAGCGGGTGTCAGGGAAACAACATGCCAGAGGCGGAGACTCAGAG aaCCAGGGTGGGGCACTCCCGTTGGTTGACTCCCATGCCCAGCACCTCATCCAGAAACGGATTACAGTGGAGAAGCTCactaaagg CCTGAGAGACATCGTGGGTCCTCTGCGTCTCACCATGACTGACGTCTCCAGTGACCTCAACAGGCTGGTCAGAACCTTCAG GTTTACAAACACCAACATCATCCACAAAGGCCCAGAGTGGACCCTGATTGCAGTGGTGCTCCTCCATTT GTTATCAGAGGTGTCCCCAGTGGTGCGGGAGGCCCTGGAGAGGCCGGCCTCAGTCGATTACCTCTCTATTCTGATGCAGGAGCTCCCACTGCTGGACCGGGACCTGCAgagcctggtccagctactcagAACCGCAGAGCTCTGTCCACACGAGCACACAGAGAAACGACAGACAAATCAATGA